From the Paenibacillus sp. R14(2021) genome, the window TGTTGAATGCCGCAATAGGCAAGTCGGACAAGTAAGGCAAGTTAAAGTAAGGGTCTAGCTGGCATTCAATAGGGTAAGGAATAGCTTGTATCGCTCTCTGCGTGGTCTACGGACCTAGGCAGGGGGCGATTTTTTTGTTTTGCGTCAGCGGGTGTAAAGGGGGGGATTGCTGGCGAAACTAGCAAGTAGAACTAGTCATAGGTTGAAAGGTTAGGAGATGAAGCGATAATGATTCCAAAACAAATGGCGCAGCAGGGAGAGAGCGGGCTTGCCGAGCCGCTGCAGGGCATGGAGCCGGATCTGTGGCCGGCCGCAGCACAGCAATCGCTGCAGCTGATGATGGCGCGCGTGAACAGCGTGCTGCTCGGCAAAAGCGAGGTTGTGTCCCGGGTATTCAGCGCGCTGCTCGCAGGGGGACATGTGCTGCTGGAGGACGTTCCCGGCGTCGGCAAAACGCTGCTCGTGCGCGCGATCGCCCGGGTGATGGGCGGTGAGTTCCGCCGTATTCAATTCACGTCCGACATGCAGCCGGCAGACGTCGTAGGCGGCATGATTTGGGACGGGAAGCGGGGCGAGCTGGTATTTCGCCAAGGGCCGCTGATGGCGAACGTGGTGCTGGCCGACGAGATTAACCGCACACCGCCGCGCACGCAGTCCGCGCTGCTTGAGGCGATGGAGGAGCGGAGCGTCTCGGCGGACGGGGAAACCAGGCAGCTGCCGCAGCCGTTCATGCTGCTTGCCACGCAAAATCCGCTGCGCGATGACGGCACTTATCCGCTGCCTGAAGCGCAGCTGGATCGGTTCATGATGCGTCTCTCCATCGGCTACCCGGCGCCTGAGGACGAGATCGGCATGCTGGAGTCCGGCCGCCAGCGCCTGCTGCCGGAGCTGCTGCGTCCCGTCATCGTACCGGAGGAGTGGCTGCGCATGCAGCGGGACGCGCAGTCGGTGCACGTGCATCCGGCGCTTCTGGCTTATGCGGTGCAGGTAGCCGGCGCAACCCGCGTTTCGCCGGATTTGCTGCTTGGCGCCAGTCCGAGAGCCTCGCTCGATTGGATTCGCGCTTCGCAGGCGGCTGCTTATGTGGCAGGAAGGCGGTACGTCGTGCCGGATGATATGAAGCATACGGCAGTGCCTGTTCTCGCGCACCGGCTGCTGCTCCGGGATGAGGCATGGGTTAAGGGCAGTACGCCTGCGAAGGTGCTGGAAGCGATCCTGTCGTCGACCGCTGTGCCGATGCCGGCTTCGGAAGGCGGGCGCCGCCGATGAAAGCGGCGGGAGAGAAGAAGACGCCGGCAGGAGGCGGAGCCGCTGCGGGGAAGAAGGAGCAGGGGCCGGGCAAAGCCGGGGCTGCCAGAGCAGAGGCGCCGAAGCTGCGAAGCCGTGCGTTCGTGCGGCTGGCAGCGCTGCTCGTGCTTCTGATAAGTATCGCTGCAGTCGTGGAGCGCGGGGGCGCAGTGGAATGGCTGTTTGCGGCTGTCGCGGTCTTGGCTGCGGGCGGCGGCCTGATCATGCCCTATGCGGCTGTCGGCCGGATAACGGCGGAACGGGTCGTTCAGGAGAGCGACCTTGTCGACGGAGGCAGTGCTCACGTTACGCTGACACTGAAGCTAAGCCGGATGCTGCCATTCATGTGGGTGAGTATTCGGGAAGAGCTGGTCAATCAGAGTGCTGCCGCGCAGAGCGGTGCGGTTACGATTGAGGGTGCGCTTCTACCCGGTATTAACCGTCAGTTGTCGATCGACTATCGCGTGAACGGGCTGCAACGGGGTGAATATGCGTTTCACGCGATTACGGTACGCACGGGAGATATGCTCGGCCTGACGGTACGGACGTTCAAGCTGACCTGCCCGGGCACGCTGCTTGTAATGCCGCAGCCTCCCAAGGGCGAGCAGCTGGAAGAGCTGCCGGGTTTTCAAGCAGGACGAAACCGGAACGGCGTCCAGCCCGTCTTGTCGTTCGGCGGCCAAATGGCGTCGGCGGCTTCGCGGCTGCGGCGCGACGGCGCCGGTTCGGAGCTGCGCACCTACGTGCCTGGCGACCCGCTGCGGCGCGTGGATTGGCGGGCGATGGCAAGAGGGCAGGGTATGCTTACACGCACCGGCGAGGCTGCGGAGGCAGGGACGATCCTGCTCGTATTGGAGACGTCTCTGCAGGTGTACGGACAGAATCAGCGGCTGTTTGACGCGCATGCAGGGCGTGCGGCAGCCATTATGAAGAAGGCGGAACGGGAAGCGAAGCGCGTCATCGTGCTGACGAATTCGCCGGAGGCAGCAGAAATACATACCGGCGGCCGCGGCAGCTCCGAGCTGCGCGAAGCGGAAGTACGGCTTGCCAAGCTGCGCTTGGGAGCGGCAAAGCCGATGTCGCAGTGCTTATCCGACGTCGTTGCGGGAGCGCCGAGAGGCGCCGTCGTGATCTGCATGACGACGGGTCATGCAGATCACGACGGCGCCCAAGCCGGGGAATCGGAGGCGCCTGAGAATCTGCGCTACGGCGCCAAGCTCGCCGGCGTTCGCGGCGTCCGGCTTCTCCTGCTGCTCTCTGCCGCGGAGACGGGAAGCCGCGCGGCGGAGGCATCCTGGCTGAAGCAGCTTCAAGGAACCGGCTGCCAGGTGAAGGCGCTGCAAGTGCCGGACAGCTACAGAAGCGTCAGGCCGCGGGCGGCGGAAATTTCAATGCGTGCAGCCAAGGAAGGGGGCGTCAATTATGTCGAGACCGCAAATGACGGGCGGAGCTGGTAATGCGGGAAAACATGATTCAGGCGCTGTAAGCGGTGAGGTGAAGCCGGGCGGGACTGAAGAGAAGGGGAAGCCGGTTGGAACCGGCGGAGCGGCCAAGCCCCCGGTACGAACCGGCGGACCGTCAAAAGCCGCGGGCTCGCGGTTGTCCAAGCGGCAGGCGGAACGCGAAGGGCTGCAGTTCTTCAGTTATTTTACCCGCCGTCTGATCACCAGCATGCTGCTGTTCGGGCTTATCGTGGAATGGCTCCTGCCTCTGCAGCAGCTTCAGCAATATACGGAGCTCTATCAGGTCAGTCCGCTGCTCACGGCCGTCGGCTTGTTTCTCGCTGTCGGTCTCTTCGTGCCGCCCGCTTGGACGGCGCTGCTGCTGAACGGGTGCATTACGATAGGTGCAGTTCTCTTCTTGTTTATGCCGCAGTACCATTCGGTGCCGAACGCCGTTCAAGCCTTGCTCCGTGCCATCCAGCATGACGCGCTGCAAATGGCGCAGGGCAATATGATGCTGAGCGGCGAAACCCGGACACTCCTGTTAATCAGTGGCCTCGGCATGATGTCCATCGCCGTACAGTCCTTGATGTGGCTAAGGCAGTGGGGGCTGGGGCTGACGGCGCTGACGGCGGTCTATTTGCTGCTGTTATACGGGTTCCTGGGACTGCCGGTTTTCCCGGGGCTGCTTCGCGCTTGCGCGGAGGGGCTGCTCTTGAGCGCGCTTGTTACGGTGCCGCGGATTGAGCGGCTTACGGGGACGAGCAATCTGTTTGCTGCTGAAGGCGGCAGAGGGATTTTGGCGGGCTGGACGCTCGGCTGGTGGAGCGGCTCGGCTTGGCTTGCGGTCGTCATTGTCGCGTCGGGGATCGGGGCATCGTGGAGCTGGTCGGAGGGAGATACGGCGAAGCCTGCGCCGTGGGCGGCCCAAGCCCTGAAATGGGGTGAGGCGCGTATGGGCGAAGGTAGCGCGCGTACGCATACGACGGCTGAAGAAGCGATGGCCGAGACAGGCTTGGACAGCGCTGCCCAAACGGGCTATGGATTTGACGACAGCAAGCTCGGCAGTCCGCTTACGCGGGATCATACAGTCCTGATGACGGTCGTTTCCAAGGAGGCGGCATATCTGCGCGGGGACAGCAAGGATATCTATACCGGCAGCGGCTGGGAGCAGAAGGAGCATGATTGGCAGGCTGTTACTGTCGAGGGCGGCGACTCGGGTTCAAAATTAGACGTAAACGCGAATTCCAACGCGATTTCGAGTGAAGCGGGCGGTGCGCCGAATACGCCTTTCGTACAAACCGTGACCGCCGCGGTTCCGACAGCCGGACTGCCGCTGTTTGCAGGAGGCTCAGCCGCGAAGGTGACGGCACTGGTCCTGATGAACGGATCGAAGGAAGACAGCCAGGAGTATAAGAGGGATGAGGCAACGGGGGCGCTTTATCCGGCATCGGACGATAATCGAGTCGTGCGGTATATGGTAGAGACTGCCGTTCCGGCCGTCCATGCGCTGCGGGAATCGGATCAGGGGGAGGCTTCGGCTGCAGGCGTGTCAGACTGGCATCCGGCTTCCGATCCGGACGAGGCGGCGTATACGCAGCTTCCAGCTGGGCTGCCTGCCCGGGTGAGCGCGTTAGCCGCGCAAATCCTTGCCGATGCGGGCCATCCGCAAGGTCGTTACGAGCAAGCCGTGGCTATCGCGGACTATCTGCGCGGCCATTATGCATACGACCTCGACAAGACGTCGATTCCTGCAGCGGGCATGGATTTCGTGGATGATTTCTTGTTCCGGCAGAAGCAGGGATATTGCGTGCATTTCGCGTCGGCGATGGCTGTCATGCTGCGAACGCAGGGCATTCCTGCGCGGTACGTGAAGGGGTTTGCGGCGGGCGAAGAAAGCCGCCAGGCGGGATCCGGCGAAGCCGCGCTTTACACCGTGCGCGCGAGTGACGCGCATGCATGGGTGGAGGTGCTTTTCCCGGGCGTCGGCTGGGCAGCATTTGAGCCGACGCCGGGCTTTGCGGCGCCGGGCAGCGGCGCCTCCGGCGAAGCCGGCTCGCCTGTGCCGGCGGGCGAGGGGGCGAAGCCCGGGGCTGCCGCAAGCGTAGGCGGCGCGGCCGGCACGGCCGGCGGCGAAGCCGCTGGCGCCCGGGGCATGGCCGGGCGCTTAGCCGCGCAGCTGCGCGCTGCCGCGGTACGCGGGGCGCATGCCGCCGCGGAAGCGGGCCGCGGCGCGATGGCTTCGCCGCCGTGGGCCAAGGCGGCCTGCGCCGCAGGCGCCGTAGGCGCAGCCGGGCTCGCCATGGCCGCGCGGCGGCGCAAGCACGAACGCTTCGCGTTCGCTCCCGCGCTGCGCCGGTATGGCAGCGCGATCCAGGCGGGCCGGCATACCGCGGCCCGCAGCCAGTTCCTCCAGCTCGCGGACGCCTTATGGCGCGAGCTGTACAAGCAGTGCGGCGCGAAGCCGCTGCACCGCACCGCGCGCGAATACGCGGCGGCTTTGAACCTGCCGCCGCACACTGCGCCGCTCGTCGCGAATTTCGTGCGCTGGGATGAAGAAGCGCGCTATGACGCAATTGCCCGCGGCTTGCCCACGCCGGATCAAATGAGCGAGCTGATCGCGAAATGGCCGAACGGGAAGGCATGATAAGGGCCGTAAGCAAATCAAACAAAGGAGCTGTCCCGCAGGACAGTTCCTTTGTTCTTTACCAGTTCTTCAACAGTGCAGCGGCATCCTCGGCGCTGCGGCCGTTAAAGGCTTTCGCCGAGGAAGTGGTGCGCTGCTCGTGCTGGCTGCCGTTCGCGTAGGTTTTTTCTTCGAAACCATAGGCATACACGCTGCCCGCCGATTTGACGGTATTTTGCTCAACCTTCGGCAAAGGACCGCTTGTGTCGAACAGCTCGTCCTTCTGACTGAAGCTGCCCGCGGTCTTACGCTCCTCATTTCGCACGAAGCCGCTTGCATCCATAAGCTCGACTTCTTGTCCGAAGCTAGTCTCATCTTTCTGCCCTAAGCTGCCCTCATCCTCATGGAAGAACATAGCATTGTTCTCAGCGGCATCGTCGTCCAATTCACTAGTTAACTCTCGCTCTGCATCGCCATTAAACTCGCTAACTATTTCATCCTCAGCAGCATCACCATCGTAATCAACAGCGAACTCATACGCCGCATCACCGATGTCCGCAGTACGAACTCCCAATTGATCTGCAAATTCCGAACCACCAGCTTCTTCGTTAAGGGTTTCTATCGCTGCGGCAGCAGCTGTCTCTGGCGCGATCCCGTCATGCGCGTCCGCTTGCTTCGTTTCTTCCAAGGAGGCTTCAATGCCATCGTCGGACGCGTGAACGGCTTCATATTCACTTTTGATTGCATGCGATCCAGCGCTGTCCATTGCGTCTGCTTGCTCCTGATCGCCGCTGTACGTAAGTCCGTTAATATGTTCATGCTCATGATTGTTCAAATATTCATGTTCGTTAATCTGCTCTCGAACAGGGTGTTGTGCATAGGTTTCAAGCGCTGGGGCGACCTCAATTCCCGGCTGGTTCCCAGCAGCCTTCATTGCACGTTCAGCTTCGGCAAATTGCTGTTTGTCGTAGAGCGGACCGCTCCCTGCAGGTTCCGTTTCGATGACGGCCATCGGCTCGTCAGCTGCAGCGTCATGATCTTTTTCCGCAGCCGCACCCGGCGCATACCCATCCAGCACGGCATCGTTCAATTCCAGCCCGACTTCGCCCGCGACAGGGATGTCCATACGGATCGGTTCCCCTTCCGCGTAAAGTTCACCAGCTTCATGCCTGCTTGGCATGGTCGTCCGGCCGTTTTCGCGAAGCGGCTCTGCTGCCGTCGATGAAGCGGCCCCCTGTGCATCGTCCCATTCACGGCTCACCGCTGCTTCTTCGGCTGCTTCCCCGGCGGAGGCGGGCTCAGGCCCGCGATAATTGATTTTCTTCTGAAAAAACCCGGCTTCCTCCGGATTCCTGCGGTCGTACCCGGTGCGGCGTTCATTTCCGAACCAATTGGGATCCGCGGCAACGCGGCGGTCACGGCCGCTTCTGCGCTGGGTGGGATTCATGACGGGCTCGCCCATGTCCATGGCGCTGTTGCCCTGGAATACGCCGCCTTCCTCGACCACGAACGTCGCCGCATCCATATCGCCGTACAGCTTGCCGGAAGAGGTAATCATCAGCTTGCCGCTGATGCGTACATTGCCCGTGACTTGGCCAGCCAGGTATACGTTGCGGGCGGTAATGTTAGAGACGGCGAAGGCGCTCTCCCCCAGCGTCACGTCGCCTTCGCAAAAAATATCCCCGCGGAGCTGACCTTCCAGCCGAACGCTTCCCGAAGAACGGATCGGGCCTTCCACGATGGTGCCTTCTCCGATAAACGTATCCGTCAATTGCGTGCTAATCTTGTCCCTTCTCCAATTGAACATGCTCGGCATCCCCCTCATCGCCAGTCCTGGGCACCCCCGTATCGGTGCTGCTGGCATTACTATCCCTTACTCGTTGTTTCCCGTTTAATATGCTGATTTTGCCTATATACGGATTATTTTCGGCAGAAGCGGGCGGAAATCTTAGCTTTAGGAAAAATTGTGCAATAAAAAGGATTTTGTCGGATAATAGCGAATTGGATGTCCATAACAGACAAACGATGCTTCGGCAATTGTCAACACCAGGAACGGAGGACAAGCATGTGATTAGGCTTGCAGGCATTGATGTCGGAAACGACAGTATTAAATTGGTCGTCGACGGGGCGGCGGAACCGGTCGTCATCCCGAGCATACTGGCTCCTGGCTATGACCGTCATATTTTCCAAGAGGAGGATTCGCCTCTCAAGGCGCTGGACGTGCGGATTTTCAGCC encodes:
- a CDS encoding MoxR family ATPase, with the translated sequence MIPKQMAQQGESGLAEPLQGMEPDLWPAAAQQSLQLMMARVNSVLLGKSEVVSRVFSALLAGGHVLLEDVPGVGKTLLVRAIARVMGGEFRRIQFTSDMQPADVVGGMIWDGKRGELVFRQGPLMANVVLADEINRTPPRTQSALLEAMEERSVSADGETRQLPQPFMLLATQNPLRDDGTYPLPEAQLDRFMMRLSIGYPAPEDEIGMLESGRQRLLPELLRPVIVPEEWLRMQRDAQSVHVHPALLAYAVQVAGATRVSPDLLLGASPRASLDWIRASQAAAYVAGRRYVVPDDMKHTAVPVLAHRLLLRDEAWVKGSTPAKVLEAILSSTAVPMPASEGGRRR
- a CDS encoding DUF58 domain-containing protein, translating into MKAAGEKKTPAGGGAAAGKKEQGPGKAGAARAEAPKLRSRAFVRLAALLVLLISIAAVVERGGAVEWLFAAVAVLAAGGGLIMPYAAVGRITAERVVQESDLVDGGSAHVTLTLKLSRMLPFMWVSIREELVNQSAAAQSGAVTIEGALLPGINRQLSIDYRVNGLQRGEYAFHAITVRTGDMLGLTVRTFKLTCPGTLLVMPQPPKGEQLEELPGFQAGRNRNGVQPVLSFGGQMASAASRLRRDGAGSELRTYVPGDPLRRVDWRAMARGQGMLTRTGEAAEAGTILLVLETSLQVYGQNQRLFDAHAGRAAAIMKKAEREAKRVIVLTNSPEAAEIHTGGRGSSELREAEVRLAKLRLGAAKPMSQCLSDVVAGAPRGAVVICMTTGHADHDGAQAGESEAPENLRYGAKLAGVRGVRLLLLLSAAETGSRAAEASWLKQLQGTGCQVKALQVPDSYRSVRPRAAEISMRAAKEGGVNYVETANDGRSW
- a CDS encoding transglutaminase family protein, which codes for MSRPQMTGGAGNAGKHDSGAVSGEVKPGGTEEKGKPVGTGGAAKPPVRTGGPSKAAGSRLSKRQAEREGLQFFSYFTRRLITSMLLFGLIVEWLLPLQQLQQYTELYQVSPLLTAVGLFLAVGLFVPPAWTALLLNGCITIGAVLFLFMPQYHSVPNAVQALLRAIQHDALQMAQGNMMLSGETRTLLLISGLGMMSIAVQSLMWLRQWGLGLTALTAVYLLLLYGFLGLPVFPGLLRACAEGLLLSALVTVPRIERLTGTSNLFAAEGGRGILAGWTLGWWSGSAWLAVVIVASGIGASWSWSEGDTAKPAPWAAQALKWGEARMGEGSARTHTTAEEAMAETGLDSAAQTGYGFDDSKLGSPLTRDHTVLMTVVSKEAAYLRGDSKDIYTGSGWEQKEHDWQAVTVEGGDSGSKLDVNANSNAISSEAGGAPNTPFVQTVTAAVPTAGLPLFAGGSAAKVTALVLMNGSKEDSQEYKRDEATGALYPASDDNRVVRYMVETAVPAVHALRESDQGEASAAGVSDWHPASDPDEAAYTQLPAGLPARVSALAAQILADAGHPQGRYEQAVAIADYLRGHYAYDLDKTSIPAAGMDFVDDFLFRQKQGYCVHFASAMAVMLRTQGIPARYVKGFAAGEESRQAGSGEAALYTVRASDAHAWVEVLFPGVGWAAFEPTPGFAAPGSGASGEAGSPVPAGEGAKPGAAASVGGAAGTAGGEAAGARGMAGRLAAQLRAAAVRGAHAAAEAGRGAMASPPWAKAACAAGAVGAAGLAMAARRRKHERFAFAPALRRYGSAIQAGRHTAARSQFLQLADALWRELYKQCGAKPLHRTAREYAAALNLPPHTAPLVANFVRWDEEARYDAIARGLPTPDQMSELIAKWPNGKA
- a CDS encoding polymer-forming cytoskeletal protein, translating into MFNWRRDKISTQLTDTFIGEGTIVEGPIRSSGSVRLEGQLRGDIFCEGDVTLGESAFAVSNITARNVYLAGQVTGNVRISGKLMITSSGKLYGDMDAATFVVEEGGVFQGNSAMDMGEPVMNPTQRRSGRDRRVAADPNWFGNERRTGYDRRNPEEAGFFQKKINYRGPEPASAGEAAEEAAVSREWDDAQGAASSTAAEPLRENGRTTMPSRHEAGELYAEGEPIRMDIPVAGEVGLELNDAVLDGYAPGAAAEKDHDAAADEPMAVIETEPAGSGPLYDKQQFAEAERAMKAAGNQPGIEVAPALETYAQHPVREQINEHEYLNNHEHEHINGLTYSGDQEQADAMDSAGSHAIKSEYEAVHASDDGIEASLEETKQADAHDGIAPETAAAAAIETLNEEAGGSEFADQLGVRTADIGDAAYEFAVDYDGDAAEDEIVSEFNGDAERELTSELDDDAAENNAMFFHEDEGSLGQKDETSFGQEVELMDASGFVRNEERKTAGSFSQKDELFDTSGPLPKVEQNTVKSAGSVYAYGFEEKTYANGSQHEQRTTSSAKAFNGRSAEDAAALLKNW